A segment of the Myxococcales bacterium genome:
ATGGATGTGGCGCTGACGCTGCACGCCGAGCATTCCTTCAACGCCTCGACGTTTACCTGCCGCCAGATCGCCTCGACGCGCGCGCATCTGTACGCGTCGATCGGCGGCGCCATCGGCTCGCTGTCGGGCGAATTGCACGGCGGCGCCAACGCGCAGGTCTACCAGATGCTCAAGGAGGTCGGGCATAAGGACAAGGTCCGCGATTACGTCGTGCGCACGCTGGACGAAGGCGGGCGCATCATGGGCATGGGCCACGCGATTTACAAAGTGCTCGATCCCCGGGCGCAGATTCTCGGCCCGATGTCCAAGGCGCTCGGCGAGAAGTCCGGCGATCCGATCTGGTACGAGCTGAGCGAGGAAATTCAGCGCGTCACGAAAGAAGAGTTCAAACGCCGCAAAGGCGCCGACATCAACGCCAACGTCGATTTCTTCTCGGCCTCGGTTTACCACTACATGGGCATTCCGGTCGATCTGTTCACGCCGATCTTCGCGGTCTCCCGCGTGGCCGGCTGGGCGGCCCATTACATCGAGGAAAAATTCGCCGAGGCCGCGCCGAAACCGGCCCTCTATCGCCCCAAAGCCGAATACATCGGCCGGTATTGCGGCCCGGAAGGCTGCCAGTGGGAAGATCTCGATCATCGCGCCTGAACCCTTTCCTCCGTTTCCCCGCCCGGTTCGCTTGACGAACCGGGCATTTTTTTGTTTCTTGCCAGACGACAAAAATTCGGTTAATCCAAAGAATGTGGCACCGAGTGCCTTTTTAGTGCCGAAACGAGGAGTTCGACGTGACCGACATCAAGCAAGCCCTTCCCGTCTACGGAACCGACCTGATCCCGACTCTCGATCAACGGTACTTTGACGATTGCGTGGTTTTTTGCGCGCCGGAGGCGTGGAATATCGCCAAGCACCAATTCAAATTTCCGCCGAAGGAAATCGCCGTTCCCAAGGAAATGGAGCAGGCGCGCCTCGAACGCCGCATCCAACGCATGCCGCAAAGCGAAACGGTTTTCGGCATCGGCGGCGGCAGCGCCTGCGACGCGGCCAAGCTCTTCGCTCATTTGACGCACGCCAGGTTGATTCTCGTCCCCTCGATTTTAAGTGTGGATGCGCCCTTCACCAAAGCGATCGGCGTGCGCGTCAACCACCGGGTGCGGTACGTCGGCGAGGTCTATCCCGATCATCTGCTGATCGACTTCAACCTGATCCGTCAGGCGCCGCCGAAGCTGAACCGCGCCGGCGTCGGCGACATTCTGTCGATTTATACGGCGCTCAGTGATTGGCGGCTGGCGCATCAGGCGACGGGCGAAGCGTTCGACGAAACGCTCGCCGGGCAATCCCAGGCGCTTCTGGATCGGCTGTTTGCCGGCGCGACGGCGATCCGCGATTGCACCGACGAGGGTTTGAAGTTGCTGTCCGAACTGTACGTCGCGGAAGTGGCGCTGTGCGAAATCGCCGGCAACAGTCGCCCCGAGGAAGGCTCCGAACACTATTTCGCCTACTGTCTCGAATCGCTGACCCACAAACAGTATCTCCACGGCGAATTGATCGCACTCGGCGTGTTGCTCGGCGCGCTTTATCAGGAACAGCCGCTGGATCGCATTCTTGCCTTCCTTCATGAAACGCAGGTCGAATACCGGCCGGCGGCAATCGGCGTTACCGACGAGGAGATCTGCCATACATTGATCGCGTTGCCGCAATACCTGACGGAAGAACGGCAATTGCCCTACGGCATCTACCACCACAAAGGCATGACGCCGGAAAGCGCGGATGCCTTGCTGAACCGCCTTCATTCGGTAATCTAACAAACGATAATATGTCTAATATTCAATATATTATATAGCGACACTTAAAGTACATTCTATCCATTTGCCGCCTTGCCGTTCTAGATGTCGAAACCGCTTGAAATGTGATATATCAACTCCATGGAAATGAAGCCTCATTCCGAAGGCCTGACACGGCGCGATTTTCTGTCCTTGCTCGCCGGCGTCGGCGGCGCGCTATGCCTGGGCTGCATGAAAGGCGCCAATTCGTCCGAAACGCCTCGTCCCCTTCCGGCCGAAAAGACCGCCGCTTTTCATCCGGCCCGGTTCTGGAAGGCCGAATCCGGGGCGATTCAATGCGATCTCTGCCCGCACGGCTGCACGATCAAACCGGGCGAGACGGGCTTCTGCCGCGTCCGTCGCAATGACAACGGTCAACTCGTCAGCCTGGTTTACGGCCAGCCCGTGACGGTCAACAACGATCCGATCGAGAAAAAGCCGTTCAACCACGTTCTTCCGGGTTCGTTCGCGTTTTCGCTGGCTACCGTCGGTTGCAACATGACTTGCCGCCATTGCCAGAACTGGCAGATCTCTCAAGCCAAGCCCGGCGACCTTCCCGCTTACAACTGGTCGCCGGAAGATCTCGTCCGCCAGGCCAAAACGGCCAAAAGCCGGGCCATCGCCTTTACCTACAACGAGCCGACAATCTGGACCGAATACGTTTTGGACACGGCGGCCGCGGCGAAAACGGTTGGCCTGCCGACGATCCTGATCAGTAACGGCTTCATCCGCGAGGCCCCGCAACGTGAACTGGCCAAATCATTGCTCGCGTATAAAGTCGACTTGAAGGGTTTTTCCGAAAAATTCTACCGCGACATCTGCGGGGCGAGTTTGCAACCGGTGCTGGACGGCATGGTGCGCGTCCGCGAAGAGAAGTGCTGGCTGGAGATTGTCACGCTGGTGATTCCCACCCTCAACGACGATCCGCAGGAATTGCGGCAGCTCGCCAAATGGGTGCTGGACCATCTCGGGCCGGACGTTCCGGTTCATTTCACGCGATTTCAACCACTCTACCGGCTGCGCAACCTGCCGCGCACGCCGGTCGAAACGCTGGAAAAAGCTCGCCAGATCGCCTTGGACGCCGGCTTGCATTACCCGTACGTCGGCAACGTGCCCGGACACCCGGGAGGCAACACCTATTGCCCGCACTGCGGCGCAACGGTCATCCGCCGGGTCGGCTTCACCACGGAATTGGTCGGGATGAAGGACGGCGCTTGCGCCAAATGTCGCACGGCCATTGCCGGCGTCTGGTCCTAAAATACTCCGCGCCGCGACAAATCGCTTGACATTGCTCCCGCGCTTTCCAAAATCGTCGCGTTTTTAAGGGATGGAAAAACGATGACGCCCACACCGCCGCATTCCCGTTCGCAAACCGATTGGCTGCCCAGCCTGATCGTCGGCGGTTACGGCCTGTTCACCTCGGTGATGTTCTTTTTCATGCCGATTTATTTCGCCGACGAATTGGGTTTCAGCGGCATTCAGATCGGGCAATTGTATTCCGTGCTCGCCCTGGCCGGATTTCTGGCCGCCCTGCCCGCCGGCCTGGGCAACGACCGCCTCACCAGCCGTTCGCTAATCATCGGCGCGCTCGTGGTGCAAGGCGGGGCGCTGTTTCTGCTCAACCGCGTCTCGCTGTTTCCGGTGGTCCTGGCCATCTACTTCGTCTGGTCGATCACCAACAATGTCTTCCGGCTCAGCGCCGAAATGCAAATGCTGAAATCGGATACCGGCGAACGGACGAGCCAACGGATGAGCCTGTTTCTGGCTTGCCGGTTCGGCGGCCTGGCGATCGGGACCTTTTTCGCCGGTTACGTGCTGTACCGGCTCGATTTTCGCGGCACGTTTCTGTTGATCGGCCTGTTCTGCCTGTTTTTGATCGTCCCGGCGTATCGCCTCGCACCGACGCCGATCGCGAAAAACCGGCTGTCGGCCTATTGGGGCGATCTGAAATCCTGGCCGGTGATCCTCTTCATCGGTTGGATGTTCCTGTTCACCACGCATTGGGGTGTGGAATACACCTGCTACGGCTTGTTTCTCAAACGCGAGTTGCACCTGTCGCTGACGCAGATGGGCCACTACATGTGCGTCGAATACCTTGCCGTGCTGGCGACCGCGCTGCTGATCGGTCCGCGGATGGGCCGGCCCGGCGCGCTTACGGCTTACGGCATCGCCGGCCTGCTGCTTTCGGGAGTCGGCCACATCGGCATGGTGAACCACCACGTCGCCGTCTCGCTCGCCTTTCGCGCCTTGCACGGCGTCGGTGACGGCATCATCATGGTGCTGACCTATCTGGGAATCGCCCGCCTGTTCGACGTCAACCGCATGGGCGGCAACGCGGGCGCGATCAATCTGGCGATGACCCTGGGAATGATCACCGGCGCGTTGATCGCCGGGCCGCTCGGCGAAAAAGTCCGCTATAGCCTGCCGATCTGGGTGAGCGGCATCCTGCTCTTGTTGCTGGCCTTGCCGTTGGTGGCGAAAACCCGCCTGGGAAAGCGATTCGGTTAGTCGAACGACGGCGTGAATGGGTTGCGTTTTTCCAGCAGCGCCAGGATCTTGTTGATGGCGCCGCGGCTGGTGATCAACGAGGCATGGCCGCCTTCGATGAGCAAATTGTGCGCGCCGGCCAGCGTGGCGCTGTCGGGGGTGACGAAAAAATCCTCGCGCGCGGCCACGCAGTGGATTTCCACGTCGGCCGGCAACGGTCCCTCATGCAATTCGTTGAGGAACGTCGAGCCCGGCGTCATCTGCCAGAGCGTCTTGTAGAACGGCGCGAACAGCGCCAGCCCGGGTACGGTCATGTAGGTGCCGTGGAACGGCGAACCGACGGCGATCAGGCGGTTCACGTATTTTCCGAGGTCCAGTTTTTTCAAGCCCCATAAGGCGATCAGACCGCCCATCGAATGCGCCAGCGCACTGATGCGGACGCCGCCCATCCGCGCGGAAAGCTTCGCCACCTTGGCGGTCAGCAGTTCGCTGCTTTTTTCGATCGAACCGACGTTCAGCAGGCCCAGATCGATGGAAAGGACGGGAAAGCCTTCCAGCTTCAGCCGGCGCTCCAGAAAACGGAGCACGCCGCGTGTGCCCAGCCAGCCGTGGATCAACAGAACCGGCTGGCGAAAACCGGCGCTCGGCTCGCCGAATTCCCGACTATCGACCAGGTTGCCGTGGATTTCGCCCCAGGCATACAACAGCACGTTGACGGCCTGCTCGAGATTCATCACCTGCATGTGCAACGCGTAGCGCGCCATTTCCTTCGCGGTCAACGTTTTGGGCTGGACGAAGAGAAACCGCAACCCCATGCAGACGCCACCGTTCCCTCGGCATTCGTCACCCTTGACGTGAATTACTTCGGCGCGACCGATAAACGGGCGCAGGTCGTCCATCAGGGTGAATTCGAAATCGACGATCGTCCCCTCCGACCAGGGTTTCTCCACCCGCACCCGCATGCCGCTGGCGCTGATGTCGCCCACTTCGGCGGTGAGGTGCTGGTCCCGATGGCGCAGGTGTGCGTTCAAGACGGTGGTTACCGGCACCCGCGGAAACGAACGTCGTTCGAGAATGTTGCGTGGATTGCTCATGGTTACGGCATATCGATCAGTATTTTTAAATTTTTCGGTTGTCGCGCCGCCTCGAACGCCGCGACGGCCTCGTCGAAAGTATAGGTCGATGAAATCAAATCCGCAACTTGCACCCGTCCGGCCGCCAGGTGTCGCAACGCCGGCACGAAGGAGCCGCAACGGCTGCCGAGCACCGTGATTTCGTCGATCACCAGGGGCGCGGGATTGAAATCGAACGAACCGGCGTAGGTCGATTTCAGCACCACCGTGCCGCGCGGCCGCACCGCCTTGAGCGCCAGGTTCCAGCCGCCGGCCTGGCCGGAAGCCTCGATCACAATGTCGAAATCGCGCCGGGGATAAAAATCCGCCTCGACGAGCCGTTCGGTCGCTGGCAATTTCGCCAGTTTTTCCGGATGATGGCCCACCGCGACCAACTCGACGCCGTACAACGCCAGAACCCGCGCGATCAACACGGCCAGTTTGCCGTCGCCGATCAGGCAGACGCGGTCGATCGGCCGCAGATGCAATTGCTCGGGAATTTCGAGCGCCGCCGCCAGCGGTTCGACAAAAACCGCCTCATGGTTTTTCACATCCGCGGGCACTTCGTGCAGGTTCGCGGCGGGCAACGAGAGGAATTCGGCCAGGGCGCCGTCGCGGCCCAGGATGCCCAGGACAGTCCGGTTCAGGCAGTGGCGGGGCAGATTCTGGCGGCAAGATGGGCAATCGCCGCAGCCGACGTTGATTTCGCCGACCACTCGCCGGTCCACCCACTCGCTCGGCCCCTCCTCCACCACGCCGACGAATTCGTGGCCCAGAACGCCGCGAAAACCCATGTAACCGGCGGTGATTTCCAAATCGGTATTGCAGATGCCGACTTTTTTCACCCGGATCAGACATTCGCCGGTGTGGCGCGGCAGAGGCCGGTCGACCCAGGTCAGCGCGCGATCGAAAACGAGCGCCCGCATCACCAGGGGCCCGCGCCCGCCCGAAAGAGATCGGCGGGATCGACGTCGAAGGTGATGCCGAAAACGCTGGAGAGGATCATGAAAATCAAGCCGAGGGCGACGAGCAAAATCGCCATGGAAACCAGCCCGACGCCGCCGAGCAAGGCAATGGAGATCAACCCGGCGGCGGTGACCAGCACGGTCACCATGCCCTTGTCGGCGTAGGGCGCGACCGGCGAGATGACCATCAGCGCCTCGGTCATTTCGCGGGTCTGGCCGGTCGCTTTTTCGTAGATTTCATGCAACTGCTCGCGCCACCGATGATCCATGCTTGTTCCTTTCCTACAAACCCAATTGATCGGCGATCCGGGTCATGGAAGCCAGACTGGATTCCAGGAACTCCGCCAGCGGCACGCCGATCGTTTCGCATTCGGCGATGATTGCCCGATCGGCGCCGGCGGCGAAGAGTTTTTCCTTGTAGCGCTTCGCCACGCTTTTTGGTTTCACCGAGGCCAACTTTTTGTCCGGATATACCAGCGCCGTGGCGATGATCAAGCCCGTGACGGTTTCCGCGGCGGCCAAGGCGTGTTCGTAGGTCGTGGCGCGCGGGAGGCCGAGGGCGTCGTTGTGCTTGCGAATGGCCAGCGTGATTTCCGGATGAACGCCCAGCGCGTCCAGCCAGCCGGCCCCCACTTCGGCGTGGCGGCGCATGTCGTCGCCGACCTCGCCCAGGTCGATGTCGTGCAGCAAGCCGCCGATGCCCCAGAATTCGGGATCCGCGCCGAAACGCGGCGCCAGATCGCGCAGAATGGCCTCGGTCGCCAGGCAGTGATTGATCAGCCGGGGCTGGCCGGCCAGTTTTTCCGCGAGCAGCGCGTACGCGTTTTCCCGGGTGATCCCCGCCGATTTCTCGGTCATCGCGTCTTCCTCCGGTTGCGTCGACATCGTACCGGAGGGGACCGGAGCGTCGCAACCCCGCATCACCGGTTGCGCGGATTCCGCCGCCGTTTATCATGGCGGTTCAACCCGCGAACGGAGGCGCCGTGAATCCGCAAACGCTGATCGACCTGGCGATGCAACTGGACCGGCTCGAATCGCTGCCACGCATGGGTTACCTGATGCGCGGGATCGCGCACCCGGAATCGGTGGCCGCTCACGTTTTCGGAGTCGCCGTCTGGTCGATGCTGCTGGCCGACGAACTTGGCGGCGTCGACCCGCTCAAAGTGTTGCGCCTGGCGTTGTTGCACGAACTGGGCGAGGTCAAACTGACCGACATCCCGAAGATCGCCGAGGAGTATCTGCCGCTGGGCGCCAAGGATGCCGCGGAAACGAAGATCGCCGCGGAATTGCTTTCCGGCCTCGAGGTTCGCGGCGAGGAATACCTGCGGCTTTTTACCGAATACCAGGAGGCGCGCACTCGGGAAGCGCGGCTCGTGCACGCCGCCGACAAACTCCAGATGATGGCCAAAGTCCTGCGCTACCAGCAAAACGGCGCGACGGGTGTCGACGGCTTCTGGAACCATGCGCCGAATTTCCGCGATTTCGACCTACCCGAAGTGCGTGAGATATTTGCGGAATTGCGCCGGCGCCGGCCGGTAGTGGCGACGGGTTCGCCGGCGGAGCCTTGATTGCACGCCCCCTACCCATGTGCTACAAGATTTCGAGTTTCAGTCAAGGAATCAAGAGGTTGTTCGACGATTTTATCGTGGATCGCCGGATCGAGAAGTAAATCATGAAAACCATTCAAGCCGCCGCCGCCAAAGTCGATATTACGCCGTATCTGGTGACAAAAACCTACCTGGCCGGGTTCGCGCCCAACCGCCTGGCGACGGGCGTCGCCGAGCCGCTGTGCGCCCGAATCCTATATCTGGAAGACGAAAACGGCCCGCTGGTCTGGATCGCCACCGATCTCATCGGTTTCCTGTACGGCGACATCGATGACTTGCGCGCCAAATTGCCGGAGATCGCGCCCGAACGGTTGTTTGCCTGCGCCACGCACACGCACTCCGGGCCTGACACCATGGGATTGTGGGGGCCGTCCGTCGGGCCGGTGCCGGTGAAAAGCGGTCGCGACCCGGAATACCTCAAGTGGATGGTGGAACAAATCGCGACGGGCGTCCGGCGGGCGCAAGCGCGGAAGCAGCCGGCGGTCATCGGTTGCGGCGAGGATCTCAGCGAGAAAAGCGAATGGGTCGTGAACATCCGCCAGAAAGGCTATAACGACCAGGCCCTGACCGTGATGCGCGTCGACGGCCTCGCCGGCGAACCCATCGCCTGTCTGGTGAATTTCGCCTGCCACCCGGAAACGCTGTGGGAAAAGAACACGGACATTTCCCCGGACTTCGTCCATCACCTGCTGCGCACCGTGGAAGAAGCCTCCGGCGCCGTCGGCATCTATATCAGCGGCGCGCTCGGGGGCATGGTAACGTCTTCCCTGCCCGACGAAACGCCGCTGGCCGAACGCCGCGTCTTCTACCGCAAGATGGGCAAGGCGCTGGGCAAGATCGCCGCCGCCACCTGGAAATCCATTTCGCCGGAAGCCGTGGAAAAGATCACGCACCGCTATCATTGCGGTTTGTTTCCCTTCGACAACAAGGTTTTGTTCTTTATGAAAAACCTGGGAATTCTAAACCGCGAAATGACCGACGACCGGATTTTCACCCGGATCGACTACTGGAAGATCGGCCCGGCCGAATTCGTCAGCCTGCCGGGCGAAGCGCTACCCGCCGTGGGTTTCAAGGTCAAACGCCTGATGCACGGCAAACCGAATTTCCTTTTCTGTCTGGGTAACGACGAATTGGGCTATCTCCTTGACGAGCAGCTTTGGTCCGACCCGAAGTACCATTACGAAAAGACGGTATCGGTCGGCCCTGCGGCGGTCGAACAATTCTATCGCCTCATCGCCGAGCTCGTGGCTGATCAATGAAGGTTGTCGGGCTGACGGGCGGCCTGGCCAGCGGGAAAAGTGTCGTCACCGCCATTTTCCGCGAACTCGGCGCCGCCACGCTGGACGCCGATCAGGTCGCGCATGACCTGCTCCATCCGGGCCGAAGCGGTCATCGGGAAGTTGTCCGTCGCTTCGGTCCGGAAATCCTGACCGCCGAAGGCGCCATCGACCGCGGCGTCCTGGGCCGGCTGGTTTTTCAAGATCCGCAAGCCCGCCGCGACCTGGAAGCGATCGTCCATCCGTTGGTCTATCAGGAAATCGCCGCCTGGATCGCGGCCGAGCAAAACAAAAACACGCCACTGGCCATCATCGAAATCCCGCTGTTGTTCGAGTCGGTTTCGCCGGTCGGTTTCCACCACACAATTTGCGTCACGGCGACGCGCCGCGCCCAGATCGACCGCGCCAAGGAACGTTCGGGATACGACGAGACGACCATCGCCGGCATTCTCGCGGCACAGATGCCGCCCGCCGAACAGGCGCGCCGGGCGGATTTCACGATCGATAACAGCGGCGATCTCGCGGCAACGCGGCGGCAGGTCGCGGCGCTTTACGAAAAATTGGTGCGGCCATCCTGAACCGGCGCCGCCGGCTTGCGACCGGCTGCAACTTTTTCCCGAATCGGCTATAACATGCGGCGGATGAACGAACGAATCGCCAGTTTTCGCCGAAATATTTTTGCGGCGGCCGCGCTCGCGCGGGATTTCCCGTGGAGCCGCGCCATGGGTGCGCAAAAAACTCCCGTCTGGCTGGTCGGCGGCGCGCCGCGCGACTGGGCGCTGGAAAAATCAGCGCCCGATTTCGACCTGGTGGCGCCGCGCGGCGAATCGCTGCCGTTGGGCGAGCGGTTGGCGGCGGAACTTGGCGGGCGCTTCGTGCTCTTGCACGAGGATTTCGGCGCTTGCCGGATCGTGCTGGCTGACGGCGGCTGGCTGGATCTGACGGATCTGCAGGGCGCGTCGATCGAGGAGGATCTGCGACGCCGCGATCTGACGATCAATGCTTTGGCCTTACCCTGGCCCGCCGCCGATTCGTTGCTCGATCCGACCGGCGGCCTGGCCGATCTGGCGGATAAAATAGCCCGCCGACCCTCGCCCGGCTGTCTGCTCGCTGATCCGGTACGCGTTTTACGGGTCTATCGTTTTGCCGCCGAGTTGGATTTGCGGATCGAAGCCCCAACCGAGGACGAAATTCATGCCGCGGTCAGCCGTTTGCCTGACATGCCCGGCGAACGGGTCTGGGAAGAACTGCGCCGGATTTTGGCCGTCGAATCCGCCGCGCCGTGGATCGAACGCCTCGCGCAAACCCGCATCCTCGACGCATTGCTGCCACCGTTGGCGGCGTCCGCCGGCTGCGCGCAACCGTCGTTCCACCACCTGGATGTCCGCGATCATTGCCTCGAAGCGGCGAAACAGAGCGACGCGCTGATCGCCGATCGGTTGTACGCGCCGGCGCTGGCCGATCCCGACAATCGCGCCCTGCTGCGGCTGGCGGCCTTGTTGCACGACGCGGGCAAACCGGCGACCGCCGCGCCGAACCACGACGGCGATCTGCGGTTTCACGGTCATACGGCGAAAAGCGCCGAGTTGGCGGCGGCCGTGGCCGACCGCTTGCGGCTTTCCAATCAACTGCGGCGGCGCCTGACGCGGTTGGTCGACGCCCACATGCGGCCGCATCAGTTGGCGGAGCTACTAGCCCAAAACCGGTTGACCCCGCGCAGCGTGCACAAATTTTTCAAGGACCTGCAGGGCGATTGGCTGCTCTGCCTCTCGCTATCCCGCGCCGATCTGCGCGCCACGGCCGGGCCGGACGCGCCGCGTGACGGCGATCGCCAGGCGCAACTGCTGGCCGAACATTTCACGCGGATCGCCGCCGAGCGGCGGTCGGCGGCCGGCGATGCGGCCCTGTTGCGCGGCGAGGACATTCTGGCGCTCGGCGTGGCGCCCGGGCCGCGGATCGGTGAAATCCTGGAGGCGATCTCGCAGGCACGCTTCGAAAATCCCCGACTGACGCGCCCCGAAGCCCTTGCTTTGGCGGCTAAACTGGCGGCCGGCGAGTCGCTCTCGTCCGGCCAAGAGGAACCGTGAGGTAAAGCATGCGATTTGACGGCAGAAAAGCGACGGAATTGCGGCCGGTTCTTTTAGCGCGGGGTATCGCCGATTTCGCGGAAGGCAGTTGCCAGGCACAGTTCGGCCGAACCATCGTCTATTGCACCGCCAGCGTCGAACAGCAAACACCGCGTTGGCGCAAAGCCGAGGAAGGCGGCTGGATCACCGGGGAATACGACATGTTGCCACGCGCCAACCGCGAACGGAAACAGCGTGGCGGCAATCGCAACGGCCGGGCCCTCGAGATCAGCCGCCTGATCGGTCGCAGCCTGCGGGCCGTCGCCGACCTGTCGCGGATGCCGGGCCTGACCATTACCCTCGACTGCGATGTCCTGCAGGGCGACGGCGGCACGCGCACCGCCGCGATCACCGGCAGTTACGTGGCGTTGGCCGACGCACTCGCCTGGTGCCGTGATCGCGGTCTGATCAAGGCCGATCCCCTGCTGGATTCCGTGGCCGCGATCAGCGTGGGTTTGGTGAACGGCCAGGCGTTGCTGGATTTGTGCTACGAGGAAGATTCGGCTGCCAGCGCGGACGCGAATTTCGTCATCACCGGCCAGGGCCGCCTGGTCGAGGTCCAGATCACCGGCGAGGAAGCCACGTTTGACGAGGCGGATATCCAACGCCTGCTGGCGCTCGCCAAAAAAGGCACCGCGGTTTTGAAGAAGTTGCAACGGCAAGCGTTGGAAATGCCGCCGTTGCGCCAGGGCGATTGATGAAAATCCTGATCGCGACCAGCAACCGGGGCAAGCTGCGCGAACTGCGCCAGATACTCGAACCGCTCGGCATCGAAACGATCGGCCTGGGCGATCTGCCCCCCATCGAATCGCCGGAGGAAACCGGGGCCACTTTCTCGGCAAACGCCCGCCTCAAGGCCCTCTATTATGCGCAGCACGCCGGAATACCGGCCATTGCCGACGATTCCGGTTTGTGCGTGGACGCCCTGAACGGCGAACCGGGCGTGCGGAGCGCGCGCTATTCCGATCCCGGCGCCACGGATCGCCGCAACAATGCCAAGCTGCTCGCGGCGCTGACGGAGCAGGCCGAACGCCGGGCCCGGTTCGTTTGCGTCAGCGTCTGCGCCAAGCCGACCGGTGAAATCGTCGAGGCGCGCGGCGAGTGCGAGGGAGAAATCCTGGCCGCGCCGCGCGGCGAAAACGGCTTCGGATACGACCCGGTTTTTTATTATGCGCCCCTTGCGGCCACCTTTGCGGAATTGCCGCCGGAAGAAAAAAACCGCGTCAGTCACCGGGGCCGGTCGCTCCGGCGGTTGGCGGAACTGCTGCCGTCGTTTCTGGCCGGCGGGAAATAAGCCACACCACCGTGCGGCGTTCGCCGTCCGGCCCCCGCGAGCGAAAATCGCCCAGGGAAACGATCGTCCGGGTCCGTTCCAGGCGCTTTTGCTCGACTGCCAAATCGCTCTGTCGACTGCTCAGAATCACCAGCGCCTTTGGAAGTATCGTCGCCTGATCGTATGGCCGGACCTGCCGTCCTAAATGATAGGAAGTCATCGCCAATTCGTCGGCCAGAACGGTCAGCGTCGGCGCTTGCCGCGCCGCGACCGCCGCGGCTCGGCGAATGTCATCACCCAGTTCCTTCACTTGCGCAATCAACAACTGGCCGCCGAGCACGCCGCCCAGCAGCATCAGCGCGATCGCCCCTTGCGTCAGGCGCCGCGCGCGGTCGGAACCATTCCGCCAGACCTGCATGCCCAGGGCGGCCGGCAATGAGATCCAAAGCGATAAAATCAACGTCAGTCGCCAGTCGAAATACCAGTGCGCCGCCAGACCGAGCCAGGAGGCGATGAATAAATAATGAAGCCAGAAAAACGATTCCGCGCCGGACGAACCCGCGTTGTGCCGCCACTCCCGGCGACCTTTCCGGACAAACGCGAGGCCGAAAACGTACAAATTGGCGGTAACCGCCAGCGGGTAGGCGGCCAGGTGTTTCAACACATTCCACCATTCCGGATGGGCGAGGTGCGAAAAATATTCGCCGAAATAGCCGGTCCGCCGCACGATCGACAGGTACCAGAAAAATACCAGCGACCAGGAGGCGAAGCCGGCGGACGCGAGCCACAGACCAA
Coding sequences within it:
- a CDS encoding citrate (Si)-synthase — translated: MILHRNESTVTPQPISAAAGVPSAEVKNIGLRGVTIADSAICKVDGANGILLYRGFDIKTLAQNATFEEVAHLLLRGKLPNPKELATFKKKLAEYRQLPAGIIAALQTIPAKAAPMDVLQALNSLLAAYDPDLTDESKEANYRKGARLIARFPLVVAAWHRIRQGLPVAEPDPSLSHAAAFLFALLGKEATAEQVRNMDVALTLHAEHSFNASTFTCRQIASTRAHLYASIGGAIGSLSGELHGGANAQVYQMLKEVGHKDKVRDYVVRTLDEGGRIMGMGHAIYKVLDPRAQILGPMSKALGEKSGDPIWYELSEEIQRVTKEEFKRRKGADINANVDFFSASVYHYMGIPVDLFTPIFAVSRVAGWAAHYIEEKFAEAAPKPALYRPKAEYIGRYCGPEGCQWEDLDHRA
- a CDS encoding iron-containing alcohol dehydrogenase family protein, translated to MTDIKQALPVYGTDLIPTLDQRYFDDCVVFCAPEAWNIAKHQFKFPPKEIAVPKEMEQARLERRIQRMPQSETVFGIGGGSACDAAKLFAHLTHARLILVPSILSVDAPFTKAIGVRVNHRVRYVGEVYPDHLLIDFNLIRQAPPKLNRAGVGDILSIYTALSDWRLAHQATGEAFDETLAGQSQALLDRLFAGATAIRDCTDEGLKLLSELYVAEVALCEIAGNSRPEEGSEHYFAYCLESLTHKQYLHGELIALGVLLGALYQEQPLDRILAFLHETQVEYRPAAIGVTDEEICHTLIALPQYLTEERQLPYGIYHHKGMTPESADALLNRLHSVI
- the amrS gene encoding AmmeMemoRadiSam system radical SAM enzyme, with amino-acid sequence MEMKPHSEGLTRRDFLSLLAGVGGALCLGCMKGANSSETPRPLPAEKTAAFHPARFWKAESGAIQCDLCPHGCTIKPGETGFCRVRRNDNGQLVSLVYGQPVTVNNDPIEKKPFNHVLPGSFAFSLATVGCNMTCRHCQNWQISQAKPGDLPAYNWSPEDLVRQAKTAKSRAIAFTYNEPTIWTEYVLDTAAAAKTVGLPTILISNGFIREAPQRELAKSLLAYKVDLKGFSEKFYRDICGASLQPVLDGMVRVREEKCWLEIVTLVIPTLNDDPQELRQLAKWVLDHLGPDVPVHFTRFQPLYRLRNLPRTPVETLEKARQIALDAGLHYPYVGNVPGHPGGNTYCPHCGATVIRRVGFTTELVGMKDGACAKCRTAIAGVWS
- a CDS encoding MFS transporter — encoded protein: MTPTPPHSRSQTDWLPSLIVGGYGLFTSVMFFFMPIYFADELGFSGIQIGQLYSVLALAGFLAALPAGLGNDRLTSRSLIIGALVVQGGALFLLNRVSLFPVVLAIYFVWSITNNVFRLSAEMQMLKSDTGERTSQRMSLFLACRFGGLAIGTFFAGYVLYRLDFRGTFLLIGLFCLFLIVPAYRLAPTPIAKNRLSAYWGDLKSWPVILFIGWMFLFTTHWGVEYTCYGLFLKRELHLSLTQMGHYMCVEYLAVLATALLIGPRMGRPGALTAYGIAGLLLSGVGHIGMVNHHVAVSLAFRALHGVGDGIIMVLTYLGIARLFDVNRMGGNAGAINLAMTLGMITGALIAGPLGEKVRYSLPIWVSGILLLLLALPLVAKTRLGKRFG
- a CDS encoding alpha/beta fold hydrolase, with product MSNPRNILERRSFPRVPVTTVLNAHLRHRDQHLTAEVGDISASGMRVRVEKPWSEGTIVDFEFTLMDDLRPFIGRAEVIHVKGDECRGNGGVCMGLRFLFVQPKTLTAKEMARYALHMQVMNLEQAVNVLLYAWGEIHGNLVDSREFGEPSAGFRQPVLLIHGWLGTRGVLRFLERRLKLEGFPVLSIDLGLLNVGSIEKSSELLTAKVAKLSARMGGVRISALAHSMGGLIALWGLKKLDLGKYVNRLIAVGSPFHGTYMTVPGLALFAPFYKTLWQMTPGSTFLNELHEGPLPADVEIHCVAAREDFFVTPDSATLAGAHNLLIEGGHASLITSRGAINKILALLEKRNPFTPSFD
- a CDS encoding alcohol dehydrogenase catalytic domain-containing protein, with product MRALVFDRALTWVDRPLPRHTGECLIRVKKVGICNTDLEITAGYMGFRGVLGHEFVGVVEEGPSEWVDRRVVGEINVGCGDCPSCRQNLPRHCLNRTVLGILGRDGALAEFLSLPAANLHEVPADVKNHEAVFVEPLAAALEIPEQLHLRPIDRVCLIGDGKLAVLIARVLALYGVELVAVGHHPEKLAKLPATERLVEADFYPRRDFDIVIEASGQAGGWNLALKAVRPRGTVVLKSTYAGSFDFNPAPLVIDEITVLGSRCGSFVPALRHLAAGRVQVADLISSTYTFDEAVAAFEAARQPKNLKILIDMP